A window of Methanooceanicella nereidis genomic DNA:
TCCCGTTTTGTATATATGAGTATATACGTACCCCGTTGTTAAGATCTTTACAGTTCAGCAGTTCGGCTGCCTTTGACACATATTCTTCCCGGGTTAATAGAGAGTTACCTGATCCGTCTATTCCCCATTCCCTGAGAAAAAAAGCATGTTTTACATAATTGTCAAAAAGATTATCCCCGTCCATACAAACCCCTCTATGACAACCAGTTATGTTAAACGGCATGCATATTAATCCTTTTCATATATTGGAAATATTATCGGGAAAATAGTAGTTTTTTTCATAGTAACTTGTAATAAAAAATTTTGAGCTATCACGACTATTCATCATAAGCCCTTATTCATAGCAACTTTCAGTGTTACATAAAAAATATTTAATTACATATCGGTTGCATCCGCATATATTTATACGACCTCGCAGTTAACCGATTTTTTTCATCAGGATAAGATAAAATATATATGCTATGCGTGATTATTAAGAAGGGATAATATGAAAGAAAATTGAGCCTTCCACATAATTATATAATTCTGAAATCGTGCGAAAAGCTCATTCGATATCATAAAAATTTTTAATTCATTTATCAAGAGGAAGAGTACATAATGTCGAACGAAACCCCCGTAAGTACCTATGGCGCAAAGAGCATCCAGGTGCTTGAAGGCCTTGAAGCAGTGCGAAAAAGGCCAAGCATGTATATAGGCTCCACGGATTATAGGGGCCTGCATCACCTGGTATACGAGGTCGTCGATAACAGTATCGACGAGGCGCTGGCAGGTTACTGTAAAAACATAGAAGTAATGATAAATAATGACGGGAGCGTAACTGTAATTGATGATGGAAGAGGCATCCCCGTCGACCTGCATGAAAAATACAAGAAGCCTGCAGTAGAGATAGTCATGACCATCCTCCATGCCGGAGGAAAATTTGACAGCGATACCTACAAGGTATCCGGAGGTCTACACGGAGTAGGCGTATCTGTGGTGAACGGCCTGTCCCAATGGCTCGAGGTCGAGGTCAAGAGAGACGGCAAGCTATACTACATGAGATTCGAGAGAGGAAAGCCCGTCACTGAGCTGAAGGTCATCGGCGAATCCGATCATACCGGCACTAAGATCACGTTCAAGCCGGACAGCATGATATTTGAGACGCTGGAGTTCCAGTATGATATACTGGCTAACCGCTTACGAGAGCTTGCGTTCTTAAATAAGGGCGTATCCATCACCTTAATGGATAAAAATACGGATACTTCTAACATATTCCATTATGACGGAGGCATAATTTCCTTCGTCGAATATCTGAATAAGGAAAAGACAGCCCTGCATCAAAAGCCCATCTATTTTGAGAAGCAAAAGGACTCGACCATTGTCGAGATAGCGATGCAGTATAACGACAGCTATAATGAGGTCGTCCTGTCTTTCGCCAACAATATCAATACCCATGAGGGCGGCACGCACTTAAGCGGGTTCCGTTCTGCCCTTACCCGAAGCATCAACGATTATGCGAAGAAGAACAACATGCTGAAGGGAGACCAGCAGCTTACCGGTGATGATGTCAGGGAAGGGCTTGTAGCCATCATAAGCGTAAAGCTGACCAACCCGCAATTCGAGGGCCAGACCAAAGAAAAATTAGGCAACAGCGAGGTCAAAGGCATAGTCGAGTCGCTGGTGTCCGACGGCCTTAACGATTACCTGGAAGAGAACCCGTCCGAAGCTAAGAAGGTCATAGAGAAGACTATACAGGCAGCCCAGGCAAGAGAGGCTGCCAGAAAGGCCAGGGAGCTTACGAGACGCAAGTCGGCTCTAGAGTCTACGACACTGCCCGGAAAACTGGCGGATTGCTCGGAAAAGGATGCTTCAAAGTGCGAGCTGTACCTGGTGGAGGGAGACTCTGCAGGAGGCTCGGCAAAACAAGGAAGAAACAGGGCGCACCAGGCGATACTTCCGCTCAGAGGCAAGATCCTTAACGTAGAGAAGGCAAGGCTTAACAAGATATTGCAGAGCGAAGAGATCAGGGCGCTCATAACCGCGCTTGGAACGGGCATAGGCGAAGACTTCAACATAGAGAAGGCAAGGTACCACAAGA
This region includes:
- the gyrB gene encoding DNA topoisomerase (ATP-hydrolyzing) subunit B yields the protein MSNETPVSTYGAKSIQVLEGLEAVRKRPSMYIGSTDYRGLHHLVYEVVDNSIDEALAGYCKNIEVMINNDGSVTVIDDGRGIPVDLHEKYKKPAVEIVMTILHAGGKFDSDTYKVSGGLHGVGVSVVNGLSQWLEVEVKRDGKLYYMRFERGKPVTELKVIGESDHTGTKITFKPDSMIFETLEFQYDILANRLRELAFLNKGVSITLMDKNTDTSNIFHYDGGIISFVEYLNKEKTALHQKPIYFEKQKDSTIVEIAMQYNDSYNEVVLSFANNINTHEGGTHLSGFRSALTRSINDYAKKNNMLKGDQQLTGDDVREGLVAIISVKLTNPQFEGQTKEKLGNSEVKGIVESLVSDGLNDYLEENPSEAKKVIEKTIQAAQAREAARKARELTRRKSALESTTLPGKLADCSEKDASKCELYLVEGDSAGGSAKQGRNRAHQAILPLRGKILNVEKARLNKILQSEEIRALITALGTGIGEDFNIEKARYHKIILMTDADVDGAHIRTLLLTFFYRYMLPLVEAGYVYIAQPPLFKIKKGKEEKYVYNEKELNAILESMGRNGVNIQRYKGLGEMNPEQLWTTTMDPEKRTVLKVSLEDVIEADRIFTILMGDKVEPRREFIVQNSKLVRNLDV